One Paenibacillus sp. FSL W8-0186 genomic window carries:
- a CDS encoding DNA-3-methyladenine glycosylase has product MILPPAFYDTTALEAAPRLIGHTLVRRTEDGDIRSRIVETESYGGIEDKGSHAYGGRRTARTEIMFGRGGTAYIYLIYGMYHCLNVVTGAVDDPQAVLIRAVEPLTAEDEALMRKYRGAAARKPVVLSGGPGKLCRGLRIDKSLNGQSLLQQGGPLWIEAGRPLRKETIMQSPRINIAYAQEYAAKPWRFFLRDNPYVPLLDKNMNVFQEF; this is encoded by the coding sequence ATGATACTGCCTCCTGCATTCTACGACACGACGGCTCTGGAAGCGGCTCCCCGGCTAATCGGGCATACGCTCGTCCGCCGAACCGAGGACGGAGATATCCGCTCCCGCATCGTCGAGACGGAAAGCTACGGCGGCATAGAGGATAAGGGAAGCCACGCTTATGGCGGGCGAAGAACGGCTAGAACGGAGATCATGTTCGGCCGGGGCGGAACAGCCTACATTTATCTAATCTATGGAATGTATCATTGCCTGAACGTCGTTACCGGTGCCGTCGATGACCCGCAAGCCGTATTGATCCGGGCTGTTGAGCCCCTGACAGCGGAGGATGAAGCTCTGATGCGTAAATATAGGGGCGCGGCAGCCAGGAAGCCCGTTGTTTTATCCGGAGGTCCAGGCAAGCTGTGCCGCGGACTTCGTATCGATAAATCGCTAAATGGCCAATCTCTGCTGCAGCAGGGCGGCCCGTTATGGATTGAGGCGGGCAGACCGCTGCGGAAGGAGACCATCATGCAGTCGCCGCGTATTAATATCGCGTATGCACAAGAATATGCTGCTAAGCCATGGCGTTTTTTCCTGCGGGATAATCCTTATGTTCCTCTGCTTGATAAGAACATGAACGTGTTTCAAGAGTTCTAA
- a CDS encoding metalloregulator ArsR/SmtB family transcription factor: MTSPILVQAEVREQSHLHSGITDELGSSLNEEDILGMTQMFKALSDPNRMKIAYLLQQREELCVRDVALILDSSVATASHHLRLLKQMDITKSRKEGKNVFYSLKDHHIQTLITMTLEHQKERHCQG; this comes from the coding sequence ATGACAAGTCCGATTCTAGTCCAAGCTGAAGTCCGCGAACAATCCCACCTACACAGCGGCATTACAGATGAACTTGGCAGCAGCCTCAATGAAGAAGATATCCTCGGCATGACACAGATGTTCAAGGCGCTGTCCGATCCCAACCGGATGAAGATCGCCTACTTGCTGCAGCAGAGGGAGGAGCTGTGCGTTCGCGATGTCGCTTTGATCCTGGACAGCTCCGTCGCTACGGCCTCCCATCATTTACGCTTATTAAAGCAAATGGACATTACGAAATCACGCAAAGAAGGCAAAAACGTATTCTATTCTCTGAAGGATCATCATATCCAAACGTTGATTACGATGACGCTGGAGCATCAGAAGGAGAGACATTGCCAAGGGTAA
- a CDS encoding GNAT family N-acetyltransferase has protein sequence MDKRDIQFQIVPMEEHHGEAISTWRYDSPYDIYSWLPWEQMKALDVEFGNPALRAEQYVSVLDEEGNLAGFAQYFPMENVTRLGIGMRPDLCGQGLGKSFVLTIVKEAQRRAPSNVIDLEVLTWNTRAIRAYQKSGFVITDLYEKMTPGAISKPYYCMVYRGERL, from the coding sequence ATGGATAAACGAGATATTCAGTTTCAGATCGTTCCTATGGAAGAGCATCATGGGGAAGCAATCAGTACTTGGCGCTACGATTCTCCCTATGATATCTATAGCTGGCTGCCTTGGGAACAAATGAAGGCTCTTGATGTTGAATTTGGAAATCCGGCCTTACGGGCAGAGCAGTATGTATCCGTTCTGGACGAGGAAGGAAATTTGGCTGGATTTGCCCAATATTTTCCTATGGAGAATGTCACCAGACTCGGAATCGGAATGCGGCCCGATTTATGCGGCCAAGGTTTGGGTAAGTCGTTTGTATTAACGATCGTTAAAGAGGCGCAGCGACGCGCACCGTCCAACGTCATTGATCTTGAAGTGCTCACCTGGAATACGCGGGCCATCCGCGCTTATCAGAAATCGGGGTTCGTTATTACCGATCTGTACGAGAAAATGACCCCAGGAGCAATATCCAAGCCGTATTATTGTATGGTATATCGGGGTGAACGTTTATAG
- a CDS encoding C40 family peptidase, with protein MKKKLAVAAVSLSILFTLGAGSAFADSKLDSTIESALGTKYVSGGTSTDGFDCSGFTSYVFKSLDIKLPRTSASQYNMGTAVKKDELKAGDLVFFNTSGNGISHVGVMVDGESFAHASTKKGVIISKLSEDYYVKRYVGAKRVLSTDKYEEVAVDSHDHDDVE; from the coding sequence TTGAAGAAAAAGTTGGCTGTAGCTGCTGTAAGTTTGTCCATCTTGTTCACCTTAGGGGCTGGCAGCGCTTTCGCAGATTCTAAACTGGATTCAACCATCGAGTCCGCACTGGGCACGAAATATGTATCTGGCGGTACGAGCACCGATGGCTTTGATTGTTCCGGATTTACCTCTTACGTTTTCAAGAGCCTTGATATCAAGCTGCCTCGCACATCAGCATCCCAATACAACATGGGAACAGCTGTCAAGAAGGATGAGCTGAAGGCTGGAGATCTCGTATTCTTCAACACTTCCGGTAATGGAATATCCCACGTTGGTGTTATGGTTGATGGCGAGAGCTTCGCTCACGCTTCAACGAAGAAAGGCGTAATCATCAGCAAATTAAGCGAAGATTATTATGTCAAACGTTATGTCGGTGCCAAACGCGTCCTGAGTACAGACAAGTACGAAGAGGTTGCAGTGGATAGCCACGATCATGACGATGTAGAATAA
- a CDS encoding 4a-hydroxytetrahydrobiopterin dehydratase — protein MPFTPQEVEAHLEKLEGWELEEGRWIVRKFTFSEYMKGIAFVDEVAAISEAFNHHPFITIDYKTVTLRLTSWEAGGITAIDIKEAEQYNEAYDKMNSPEKSL, from the coding sequence ATGCCGTTTACACCACAAGAAGTTGAGGCGCATTTGGAAAAGTTGGAGGGATGGGAGCTGGAGGAAGGACGCTGGATCGTTCGCAAATTTACCTTCTCCGAGTATATGAAGGGCATAGCCTTTGTGGACGAGGTCGCGGCGATCTCAGAGGCCTTTAACCACCATCCTTTTATTACGATCGATTACAAAACGGTTACGCTTCGTTTGACATCATGGGAAGCAGGTGGAATCACGGCCATAGATATTAAGGAAGCCGAGCAATACAATGAAGCATACGATAAAATGAATTCACCCGAAAAAAGCTTATAG
- a CDS encoding cytochrome c: MQKWVMSGLFFVACALALVLIFTLPGKDQVAQENKTQMPEVTLNAEQAEAVIKANCISCHGDQLEGLAGPNLQHIGATLSTEQLYKIISKGKGSMMPGFKDKLQDEEIANVALWLAEKK, translated from the coding sequence ATGCAAAAGTGGGTTATGAGCGGGCTATTCTTTGTCGCGTGTGCACTAGCCCTGGTGCTTATTTTTACTTTGCCCGGCAAAGATCAGGTGGCACAAGAAAATAAGACGCAAATGCCTGAAGTCACGTTAAACGCAGAGCAAGCGGAAGCCGTCATCAAAGCAAACTGCATCAGCTGTCACGGGGATCAACTGGAAGGCTTGGCTGGGCCGAATTTGCAGCATATTGGAGCCACCTTGTCAACCGAGCAGCTTTATAAGATTATTTCGAAGGGTAAAGGCTCTATGATGCCTGGCTTCAAAGATAAGCTGCAGGATGAGGAAATTGCAAATGTCGCGCTCTGGCTTGCAGAGAAGAAATAA
- a CDS encoding ATP-binding protein, with the protein MSIKTKLSLIMSFFALILLSLNIALSYFSTRDNLRNLSEANMMVTARQIALAVEQSRSVNEYIKRHNQGNISRVMAEGMLQMTSPERITQETLRSNEHLLEITGMDPETFQGGDKLLFGTYSYVNDRMDQTAIREVIRKGESLLYDTTINGERVLESFVPISPVNKGPYVIRIVSSYEPISSVISKQMFSQVTISLVLLQIVIFASYILAGEIIRPIQDILIKVNQLSSGKFETRMRVNRRDELGLLGQKINTMAVSLGHYTAELEQKNEEIRSMNEYLESIISQTADAIHLIDLEGRILRVNPAFECLYGWKSEEIVDRKLDYIPPFLEQDRKEWQRELEQGRSVILSETVRKRKDGSLVEVSISESPIFDKFGRISAYICISRDMTEHNRMEELLRRSEKLTTVGQLAAGVAHEIRNPLTTLRGFLQMQQHSKTINPLHTDIMLSELDRINLIVSEFLILAKPQAVNYQTKDVRYTLGDVVSLLDSEAHLHNVEFSVHFSSEAILVHCEENQLKQVFINVLKNAMEAMPSGGKITLMLYPDEPDLAVIRVIDEGEGIPEERMQKLGEPFYTNKEKGTGLGLMISQRIIESHKGCFHIESEVGKGTVVTITLPRRLGKEELPQDA; encoded by the coding sequence TTGTCAATAAAAACAAAGCTGTCTCTGATCATGTCGTTTTTCGCATTAATTCTGCTTTCTTTAAATATTGCTTTAAGTTACTTCTCAACCCGGGACAACTTAAGGAATTTGAGCGAGGCCAACATGATGGTTACCGCCCGACAGATTGCGCTGGCTGTCGAACAGAGTCGCTCCGTCAATGAGTACATCAAGAGGCACAATCAGGGGAATATCAGTCGCGTCATGGCGGAAGGCATGCTTCAGATGACTAGTCCAGAACGAATTACTCAGGAGACTTTACGTTCTAACGAGCACCTGCTTGAGATAACGGGCATGGATCCCGAGACCTTCCAAGGCGGCGACAAGCTGTTATTTGGGACTTATAGCTATGTAAATGACAGGATGGACCAAACGGCGATCAGGGAGGTCATCCGCAAGGGGGAGAGCCTTCTTTATGACACCACGATCAACGGGGAAAGGGTGCTGGAGAGTTTTGTTCCCATTTCTCCTGTAAATAAAGGGCCGTACGTTATCCGAATCGTGTCCAGCTATGAGCCTATCTCATCGGTGATTTCCAAGCAGATGTTCAGCCAGGTTACGATTTCCCTAGTGCTGTTGCAAATCGTCATTTTTGCAAGTTATATTCTGGCGGGTGAAATTATTCGGCCGATTCAGGATATTCTGATTAAGGTCAACCAGCTCTCATCAGGAAAATTTGAGACGAGGATGCGGGTAAATCGCCGGGATGAGCTTGGATTGCTCGGTCAGAAAATCAATACTATGGCGGTTAGTCTTGGCCATTATACAGCAGAGCTGGAGCAGAAAAATGAAGAAATCCGCTCTATGAATGAATACCTGGAGTCCATAATTAGCCAGACTGCTGATGCGATACACTTGATTGATCTGGAGGGAAGAATCCTGCGGGTTAATCCGGCTTTTGAATGTTTATACGGTTGGAAGAGCGAGGAGATCGTAGACCGGAAGCTGGATTATATTCCGCCATTTTTAGAGCAGGATAGGAAAGAGTGGCAGCGGGAGCTGGAACAGGGCAGATCCGTTATTCTGTCCGAGACCGTACGCAAACGCAAAGATGGGAGTCTCGTCGAGGTCAGTATCAGCGAGTCTCCGATCTTCGACAAGTTCGGAAGGATATCGGCTTATATATGCATCTCCAGAGACATGACAGAGCATAACCGGATGGAGGAACTGCTGCGGAGGTCAGAGAAGCTGACCACGGTAGGGCAATTAGCCGCCGGCGTAGCTCATGAGATCCGTAATCCGCTAACAACGCTTCGGGGCTTCCTGCAGATGCAGCAGCATTCCAAAACGATCAACCCGCTTCATACGGACATTATGCTGTCCGAGCTGGATCGAATCAATCTGATCGTGAGTGAATTTTTGATTTTAGCCAAGCCGCAGGCCGTAAACTATCAAACCAAGGATGTGCGCTATACTCTCGGTGACGTCGTTTCCTTGCTGGATAGTGAGGCTCACTTACATAACGTTGAATTTAGTGTTCATTTCTCGTCGGAGGCGATTCTGGTACACTGTGAAGAGAACCAATTAAAGCAGGTGTTCATCAATGTTCTGAAAAATGCCATGGAAGCCATGCCATCCGGAGGGAAAATTACGTTAATGCTCTATCCCGATGAGCCGGATCTCGCTGTCATTCGAGTAATAGACGAAGGCGAAGGCATCCCTGAAGAACGGATGCAGAAGCTTGGAGAGCCTTTCTATACGAATAAGGAGAAGGGAACGGGGCTTGGCCTGATGATCAGCCAGAGAATCATCGAATCCCATAAGGGCTGTTTTCATATCGAGAGCGAGGTCGGCAAAGGAACAGTCGTCACGATTACTTTGCCACGAAGGCTCGGTAAGGAAGAGCTTCCACAGGATGCATAG
- a CDS encoding C40 family peptidase — MRKTLTAAATSLAILLTMGTASAYADSDTTLNKAVNAVYGTPYKLGGTTAKGFDCSGFTSYVFKKMGVKLARVSAAQYKQGTPVAKDQLQEGDLVFFNTTGKGVSHVGIYIGDGKFAHASSSKGIRTDKLSNSYYKKRYVGAKRILSKYGYATHAAQS, encoded by the coding sequence TTGAGAAAGACTTTAACAGCAGCGGCGACGAGCTTGGCTATTCTTCTTACGATGGGGACAGCAAGCGCATACGCCGACTCGGACACGACATTGAACAAGGCGGTTAATGCCGTCTACGGAACACCTTACAAGCTCGGAGGAACGACCGCAAAAGGTTTTGATTGCTCCGGATTTACAAGCTACGTCTTTAAGAAAATGGGTGTTAAACTAGCCCGCGTCTCGGCGGCGCAGTACAAACAGGGTACGCCTGTTGCAAAGGATCAGCTCCAGGAAGGAGATCTCGTATTCTTTAATACCACCGGCAAAGGAGTATCTCACGTCGGTATTTATATCGGCGATGGAAAGTTCGCTCATGCCTCTTCTTCTAAAGGAATCCGCACTGACAAATTAAGCAACAGCTACTACAAGAAACGTTACGTCGGAGCGAAACGGATCCTTAGCAAATACGGCTATGCTACCCACGCCGCTCAATCCTAA
- a CDS encoding M1 family metallopeptidase — MTRRSIIISMAILTLCLLGGSIMYMLHDDHTDAPSFAPQQGKTASVKASSPPQESIQQPTAEILSNRVTEYHIDVKLNEQERTLTGTQTLSWTHPGKKTVNELYFHLYPNAFASSETTFMKESGGRLRGDVMPKDGWGSIELTDIRTMDGISLLHRIQYVQPDDGNTNDRTLAKVRLPMSVQGGETITLKMSFTVKLPKVFARMGTAGDFVMAGQWFPKLCVYEPVSRRGRSTEGWNLHQYHGNSEFYSDFGIYSVNIDVPSEYKVAATGFPTKPAVQRGERKIVQYYADDVHDFAWAASPSFIYAEEPFSSEEVPGVRIKLYLDPVHKDLKDRYFYAAKVALSNFSKWYGSYPYSTLSIVVPPADGNGAGGMEYPTLITAFGATGDSPGYDELERTVIHEIGHQFFYGMVASNEFEEAWLDEAFTSYAEDRLMEQEFGITTSLPIQAALIPDPKPLTQPSWEFGTADTYARNVYHRGKLVLLDIERQIGNKAMNRALSLYARKYRFKHPTTADFQRVLEQTTGRSWKNYFNEYVYDGKMADYAIENIDIYQVRQDSNALYEAVVDIARKGGTYAKVPILFTFQDGHTVRKVLDGKEERSQLKLSYREPLAWAMLDPDYTLVLENKHINNYFKASLDEKVSTRANVTVTKLLEMLTSSFLW; from the coding sequence ATGACCCGTCGATCGATAATAATTAGTATGGCTATTCTTACCTTGTGTCTTTTAGGCGGTTCCATCATGTACATGCTTCATGACGACCACACGGACGCCCCCTCATTTGCCCCGCAGCAGGGCAAGACCGCCTCAGTGAAGGCCTCTTCTCCTCCGCAGGAGAGTATACAGCAGCCGACAGCAGAAATACTCAGCAACCGGGTTACAGAATACCATATTGACGTCAAGCTGAATGAACAGGAGCGAACGCTGACTGGCACCCAGACGCTATCCTGGACCCATCCCGGGAAAAAAACGGTGAACGAGCTCTACTTTCATCTATATCCCAATGCCTTCGCTTCCTCGGAAACTACATTTATGAAGGAATCCGGAGGACGCCTGCGTGGAGATGTTATGCCGAAGGATGGCTGGGGTTCCATCGAGCTGACCGATATCCGGACGATGGACGGCATTTCTCTCCTGCACCGGATTCAGTATGTCCAGCCCGATGACGGCAACACCAACGACAGGACGCTTGCCAAAGTGCGTCTGCCCATGTCGGTGCAAGGCGGCGAGACCATTACACTCAAGATGAGTTTCACCGTGAAGCTTCCTAAAGTTTTTGCGCGAATGGGCACCGCCGGCGACTTTGTGATGGCCGGACAATGGTTCCCTAAACTGTGCGTATACGAACCTGTCTCAAGAAGGGGAAGAAGCACGGAGGGCTGGAACCTGCACCAGTATCATGGAAATTCGGAGTTCTATTCCGATTTCGGCATTTACAGCGTGAATATCGACGTTCCGAGCGAGTATAAGGTAGCTGCTACTGGCTTTCCGACCAAACCTGCGGTACAGCGGGGCGAACGCAAAATTGTCCAGTATTACGCGGATGATGTGCATGATTTCGCCTGGGCCGCTTCGCCAAGCTTCATCTACGCCGAAGAGCCGTTCTCTTCGGAGGAGGTGCCAGGGGTGCGGATCAAGCTGTATCTCGATCCAGTCCACAAAGACTTAAAGGATCGTTACTTCTATGCCGCTAAGGTTGCATTATCCAATTTCAGCAAATGGTATGGCAGCTACCCCTACTCCACTTTATCTATTGTTGTCCCCCCCGCTGACGGGAATGGTGCAGGGGGAATGGAGTATCCGACCCTGATTACGGCGTTCGGGGCAACTGGCGACTCCCCGGGGTATGACGAGCTAGAGCGCACGGTCATCCATGAAATCGGGCATCAATTTTTTTATGGAATGGTGGCCAGTAATGAGTTTGAAGAAGCCTGGCTGGACGAGGCCTTCACTTCCTATGCCGAGGACCGCCTGATGGAGCAGGAGTTCGGGATCACGACCAGCCTGCCGATTCAAGCTGCATTGATCCCCGACCCTAAGCCGTTGACTCAGCCTTCCTGGGAGTTCGGCACGGCGGATACTTACGCTAGGAATGTCTATCACCGCGGCAAACTCGTTCTTCTGGACATCGAGCGGCAGATCGGCAACAAAGCCATGAATCGGGCGCTGTCCCTCTATGCGCGTAAATATCGGTTCAAACATCCGACCACAGCGGATTTTCAGCGGGTGCTTGAGCAAACGACGGGACGCTCCTGGAAAAATTATTTTAACGAGTATGTATATGATGGAAAAATGGCGGACTATGCCATAGAGAACATTGATATCTATCAGGTCCGGCAGGACAGCAATGCTCTGTATGAGGCCGTCGTAGACATCGCCCGCAAGGGCGGAACCTATGCGAAGGTGCCGATCCTCTTCACCTTCCAAGACGGGCATACCGTACGGAAGGTACTAGACGGGAAGGAAGAGCGTTCCCAATTGAAATTATCCTATAGGGAACCCCTCGCCTGGGCCATGCTCGACCCGGATTACACGCTGGTGCTGGAAAACAAACATATTAATAACTACTTTAAAGCCAGCCTGGACGAGAAGGTCAGCACACGCGCCAATGTCACTGTAACGAAGCTGCTCGAAATGCTGACCAGCTCATTCCTATGGTAA
- a CDS encoding YwhD family protein: MDNKDKDTSQKTGKKIFALNIISNDDKSKHKGFGAGSIDLNSMSPVIIDGSEAYIDIGAMHAKSKVEKGIKFSTNKEDVPNGRQVWIVWVAVDRTPELGQFYGGMTACEMLIDTEARRGWKILADHVNKMDYALKRRVILDGLGAEEKAALKKLLIETNEEWWEKSSDELKAALETE; this comes from the coding sequence ATGGATAATAAAGATAAAGATACTTCACAGAAGACGGGCAAGAAGATATTCGCCTTAAATATTATTAGTAACGATGACAAGAGCAAGCATAAAGGATTTGGTGCAGGCTCCATCGATTTGAACAGCATGTCGCCAGTCATCATCGACGGAAGTGAAGCTTATATCGATATCGGCGCCATGCATGCCAAGAGTAAGGTGGAGAAGGGCATCAAGTTCTCGACGAATAAGGAGGATGTTCCTAACGGACGCCAAGTATGGATCGTATGGGTAGCCGTGGACCGGACGCCGGAGCTGGGGCAATTTTACGGCGGGATGACCGCCTGCGAAATGCTGATCGATACGGAAGCGCGCCGCGGATGGAAGATTCTCGCCGATCATGTCAACAAGATGGACTATGCTCTAAAGCGCAGAGTCATTTTGGATGGGTTGGGGGCGGAGGAAAAGGCCGCCCTGAAGAAGCTGCTCATAGAGACCAACGAAGAATGGTGGGAGAAGTCTTCAGACGAGCTGAAGGCAGCTCTAGAGACGGAATAG
- a CDS encoding pseudouridine synthase — translation MRINKFISETGYCSRREADKLVESGQVTINGKPAELGSQAEKGDDVRINGKPLTLKSSKHVYIALNKPVGITSTTEQHIQGNIVDFVGHEERIFPIGRLDKDSEGLILLTSDGDIVNRILRSEGRHEKEYIVTVDKAITPSFLKAMSEGVRILGTKTRPCEITRMTERVFRIILTEGKNRQIRRMCSALGYEVRKLQRIRIMNIHLGNQQVGTWRDLTPQEKQELGAALNYELK, via the coding sequence GTGAGAATCAACAAGTTCATTAGTGAGACGGGATATTGTTCCCGGCGGGAAGCAGACAAGCTGGTAGAGTCCGGTCAAGTTACGATTAACGGGAAGCCCGCTGAGCTTGGCAGCCAGGCCGAGAAGGGAGACGACGTAAGGATTAACGGGAAGCCGCTGACGCTGAAGTCATCGAAGCATGTGTATATTGCCCTTAATAAACCCGTCGGGATCACGAGTACGACGGAGCAGCATATCCAAGGGAATATTGTGGACTTCGTAGGGCATGAGGAACGGATATTTCCCATTGGGCGTCTTGATAAAGACTCTGAAGGATTAATACTGCTGACCAGTGATGGGGATATTGTGAATAGAATCTTACGCTCCGAGGGGCGGCATGAGAAGGAGTATATCGTTACAGTAGATAAAGCCATCACTCCATCTTTCCTGAAAGCAATGAGCGAAGGGGTGCGGATTCTCGGCACGAAGACCAGGCCGTGCGAAATCACTCGAATGACGGAACGGGTATTCCGGATTATTCTGACTGAGGGGAAGAATCGGCAAATCCGCCGGATGTGCAGCGCGCTCGGTTATGAAGTGCGGAAGCTGCAGCGCATTCGGATTATGAATATTCATTTGGGGAACCAGCAGGTCGGGACATGGCGTGATTTGACGCCGCAAGAGAAGCAGGAGCTCGGGGCTGCGCTGAATTATGAATTGAAATAA
- the motA gene encoding flagellar motor stator protein MotA, whose translation MEISSLIGIILGLVAVVLGMFLKGAPIVNLVNNPAAYIIILVGTAASLFIGFPSSELKKIPKLFKKLFVKQKMISKAELISLFMEWATVTRREGLLALESKVEEIDDDFLRNGMRMIIDGNDQEFVSDVLAEDIAATEERHRAGALIFSQAGMYAPTLGVLGAVIGLIAALADMSDMDSLAHAIAAAFVATLLGIFTGYVLWHPIANKLKRLSKQEIEIRLMMVEGLLSIQSGVSTIAIQQKLAVFLTPSERAGLLDKVGESGEQKD comes from the coding sequence ATGGAAATTTCATCACTCATCGGTATTATTCTCGGTTTAGTCGCCGTAGTTCTGGGGATGTTCCTTAAAGGAGCTCCAATCGTCAACTTGGTTAACAACCCGGCGGCGTACATCATTATCTTGGTAGGAACCGCAGCGAGCCTGTTCATAGGCTTCCCTTCCTCGGAATTGAAGAAGATTCCAAAGTTGTTCAAGAAATTATTCGTTAAGCAAAAAATGATCAGCAAGGCAGAGCTCATCTCGCTCTTTATGGAATGGGCTACTGTTACCCGGCGCGAGGGGCTCCTGGCGCTCGAATCCAAGGTCGAGGAAATTGACGATGATTTCCTGCGCAACGGTATGCGCATGATCATTGACGGCAATGACCAGGAGTTTGTCAGCGATGTACTTGCTGAAGATATTGCAGCGACCGAAGAACGGCATCGGGCAGGGGCGCTCATCTTCTCCCAAGCCGGGATGTACGCTCCGACACTCGGGGTACTTGGGGCCGTTATCGGGCTGATTGCTGCCCTTGCAGATATGTCCGATATGGATTCATTGGCCCATGCGATCGCAGCCGCCTTCGTAGCGACCCTGCTCGGTATATTTACCGGTTATGTGCTATGGCACCCTATTGCGAATAAGCTGAAGCGCCTTTCGAAGCAAGAAATCGAAATCCGCCTGATGATGGTGGAAGGACTGTTGTCCATTCAATCTGGTGTCTCAACGATTGCCATCCAACAAAAGCTGGCTGTATTTCTGACTCCATCGGAGCGCGCCGGTCTATTAGACAAGGTAGGTGAATCCGGTGAGCAAAAAGACTAG
- the motB gene encoding flagellar motor protein MotB — MSKKTRHEPHEEHADESWLIPYADLMTLLLALFIVLYGMSSTDAKKFEEMSQAFSSVLTGGIGVLDQNAFESNTKTNPIAKDSSEGLMKKNELMRKEQANLEALKKRLDNYIKENGLTTQLDTQLNHSRLMITISDNALFASGDAEVKPEARKLAKAISTMLEQFPDYEVVVSGHTDNIPISTSEFPSNWDLSSGRALNFMKILLLNDKLNPKMFSSTGQGEYHPVASNKTSEGRAKNRRVEVSIIRKYQEESKTGIPAINK, encoded by the coding sequence GTGAGCAAAAAGACTAGGCATGAGCCTCACGAGGAGCATGCTGACGAATCCTGGCTAATTCCTTATGCTGACCTGATGACGCTCCTGCTGGCTTTATTTATTGTCCTCTACGGCATGAGCTCTACGGATGCCAAGAAATTCGAGGAAATGAGCCAAGCGTTCAGCAGCGTCCTTACCGGCGGAATTGGCGTGCTTGATCAGAACGCCTTCGAAAGCAACACCAAAACGAATCCGATAGCTAAAGACTCATCCGAAGGCTTGATGAAGAAAAATGAGCTCATGCGCAAAGAACAAGCGAACTTGGAGGCGCTCAAGAAGCGCCTGGACAATTACATTAAAGAAAACGGGCTCACGACACAGCTTGATACGCAGCTCAATCATTCACGCCTTATGATTACGATTAGCGACAACGCCTTGTTCGCGTCCGGCGACGCTGAAGTGAAGCCGGAAGCCCGGAAACTCGCCAAAGCCATTTCCACGATGCTGGAGCAGTTCCCTGACTACGAGGTCGTTGTATCTGGACATACAGACAACATACCGATTTCGACGAGCGAGTTCCCGTCGAACTGGGACTTGAGCTCAGGCCGCGCCCTGAATTTCATGAAAATTCTGCTGCTTAATGACAAGCTCAATCCGAAGATGTTCAGCTCGACCGGTCAAGGGGAATATCACCCTGTCGCCTCAAACAAAACAAGCGAAGGACGTGCCAAGAACCGCCGAGTTGAAGTATCGATTATCCGGAAATACCAAGAAGAATCGAAAACAGGCATTCCGGCGATTAACAAATAA